The Cottoperca gobio chromosome 15, fCotGob3.1, whole genome shotgun sequence genome segment GTAATAAAGATTACTAGTGACAAAATAGAATCATGataatgtatgtaatgtctGTATGTAATGTAGACATCTCATTAGGTGTCGCTTCATTATCAACTTTTGACTTCGAGGTCAACTTTAGGTCATGGTACTGccaacaataattatatttctttatacagTACCTTACcatacacaacatgtttttttaatttaactaaAAATGCCATAGTTCTCAAGTAATAAACATCTCAACAAATATTCTACATTGTAATTTTACTATTGCTGCTTTTTTTCTATTCTGTAGACACATCTATTACATGTCGGCCtcctctgctcttttctttcttgttaaAAAGGGTGTTTTCTCCTCATCTGAGTCGAGGGTCTGAGCATAGAAGGGTTTTATGTTGTACAGATTGTGAAGCCCCTTTTGGCAAATTTGCGATTTTgggttacataaataaaattgcCTTGACATGCTTTAACCAAAAGTACTGTACAAGATTTGTAGGACTAGAAtactaaaaatatttaaatcagtGACCATCTgatcaaatgaaataaagtagTAAATAATGAAGTAAATAAGGTTAGAAAGTTGAAAGAGTAAAAACTTTATGAAAACATATCTGAATACAAATTCATACCTCGGTCTCAAACTGAGCTCCGAACATGTCGATGGGCCTGTCGCTGCGCAGGGACGGCCTCTGTTTGTTCAGCCAGTCTTTGAAGCAGAAGGGGGACATTACGTTCATGATGTTCATCTGGAACGGAGGTTCTCTGAAGACTTCATCTGTTGTCGATCAGAAAATAATCATGACGACACCAGTTCAAAACGTACAGGGATTAGACTTTTTAACAGGAACCTCAAGAAATTTCAGAACAGCTCACTTGGATCAGGCTTTCCTGATTTGCCCTGTTTTGACGCCATGTACCTGCAAGTAAAAGAAATgaaccaacaacaacaaactgtatTAAAAGAAATATCCAGATGTGATGGAGACTGTTTATAAGTGTGCAGATGAAGATGTCTTACTCTTTGATTATTGGCACCAGTTGGGTTCCCAGGTCCTGACAGTAGAACCATTTCTCGAACAGGGTGTCAGTGGTATTGTCCACATAGTACCTGAAGGCACCGACACACGCTAATGTTAATGCTGCTCTCACATGTACATGTCAGTTGTGTTACTTTCTCACTGAATTCTATGTTTTTTGGGGGCACAGTGAACTTCTGAGATACAAATGAGGAAGGCTTTGCTTTGCATGACAGTGAGTTTTATCAACTGTGTCCTAAGACTGCAAATGCATCACGTCATCACAACTTCAAATGCATTCAGTTAACTCTTAATTATTTCtagtctctttttatttttaaacagatATTGCATAGAAAATATGGTTTGCAAGAAATGTAACACAAGTGTAGTGAGTGCAGATTTCAGATCAGTGTGTTCTGCTCACAACATTTTCAATCTTGTTCCAAATAAAGATAACTGAGTGCTGATATTAAAAAATTATTGTGTTTGCTTACAAAAACTATGCTGTGGTcaacaaaaaaactatttcaacATGCAAATTGTCTTGTTTAGGACTCAAAACTcaactcaaagtttaggacttgtTTTGGGACTTGAAtgcaaagacttgagacttaCTTTGTTTCACCTCTGGTGTCACATATTCTCAgaactgattttttttattttttaaatgcattaaaacaattaagaaaAGCTTAAAGTTTTAAGTTTTGATTTTCCTATAATTGTAATTTATCCTTAAGAAGAGGTGAcgaaaaaaggagagaagagaagaagaagaggaggaacaaTAGTTAACCTCAGGCAGTCAGTCTCAGTCAGCAGCCGTCTCCTCTCCACCACCAGTCCCACAGTGTTGGCCTGTCTCTGGGGGGAGTGGGGGATCCGAGCTGGAAGCAGAAACATCTacaaatgagaaagaaattAATGGAATACCGATTGAAAAAACGTGTGAATGTGACGTAGAGTCATAGAGTACAGACGTTTTGGAGCATTGTAAATGTGaccagtttcatttcattagaAGTAAATCCTAAACAATAGAAAGGGGCAGTGACAAAGTGAATTGTACTGCCTCGAGTTATACTCCATGCTTATAGTAATAATATGTTCTAATCGACTTATAATGCAGAATATAAAACTATACCAAAGAAGACAAAACAGTACTTAAAAGCATATTAAAGCTCACCTCTCCCTCCTTGATGTGCACATCCTTGTGTTTCCCATTTTCTATCACCTTCAGACACATGTCCCCCTTCACCTGGTAGAACAGCTATTTTAAatagagacaaaagaagaaattaaattaaaggggGACTGCAGTGACTGTACACAGGGAGGTCTGTTTACAGGTGTCGGGGCATACTACTGCATATGTGAACAGTTGGAAAATGTTATGCTCAAGTGATTTTGAAGTTTGCAATAAATAATCTATTGTAAGTAAGACTTTAGGCAGAATGAATGAGTACTGCTCTtacctcctccccttcctctatGTGATAATCCTTCCTGGTATTTGGACCTCCAACAAACATGATAACCAACTGGGAAAAGTGCCTGAGAGAAAGGAATTACATATCTTCAAATAGTCAGCGGAACTCTCTTAGTCAATGTCTTTGCACCAAAACTCTCCACGTATTGTGAAATAAATCACAACGTAATCAGAGATGTTGCAAAGAAGAACTCACTGTAATATACACAGATATGTAACAAtctttacctgtataaataaagactaaataaatacaaatctggCTAAtatcaaagtacatttactcacatGAGCTTGTTGCACACAGGTGGCAGAAAAGCATTCTCGTTCTCTGCAATCCAGTTTTCCACATTCACAAGAAGTGGTTTGCTGCTcatttttttaactgtttgtgctttgtgttttaaactTCTCTGACCATTCTTCTCCTGACTAGTTTAAACAATCTGACTGATAATAAAAGTTCAAAATGCAGAAGTTGGAATAGGCTTAACGGGGAGGAGCTATGTTCCCTACAGAGATGAAAGGTTGTTTGCATTTTCATAATGAGTAACATGGTGCTGTTATGCAGTGACTCTATGCAGACCTATTGGAATCCATTGCAACACTCATGAAGTCAAACTGGTCACAGCCACTGTGCATAAGCACAAGGTTTCTCTTGGAAAGCAAATACAAAACTTTACACCAGGACGTAGGTCCTAAGAGTGATGCCGGAAGCAATGAGACAAGAACATCAGAACTTCAACATTGGGCAATAGATCAAACATGGGAAAAAGGTTTAaagtattgaaaaaaaaaaaaaaaaatatatatatatatatatatatatatatatatatatatatatatatattatatataatatatatattatgagaTATTTAGTTATAAAACATTGTTGAGCAAATAATACACAggccaattaaaaaaataagtctCCTATTTAATCTGAAACATTGcccttacatacatacattaaacaACTACACGTTACAGTCATATAATTAACATGTCGTGTTTAGAAATATAATTTCATAACAATTTTGTACTAAGTTTGTCTGCTGCATTTATCAAAATGCACATTGCCACAATAGTTTGTATTACAAAGGCCGTGCGCCACAATAGCAATTTGACAAGGACTGAAGTCATCAAGGTTGATGATCAAAACGTATTATTTTGGGGGCGATTTTGCACCATGGGTAATTCTTAAAATGCCCACTAGGTGGAGCTGTTTGTCCTGGTGAGATGAGTTTAAAACTGTGGGTTCTTCAGAAAACCGGAAAGCCGAGCCGGGCATTCCCGCCAAATGGTCTAGGTATATCATAGGTAGGATCACAGGGACCAAAACTACAGGTGTATTCATGCAGGATGTTTCAACAATCTAGAGTCAAATATTTCAAAGTGTATCAGTTGCCAGCAAGTCCTGTAGTCAAaattttacttaagttaaatgacaaaataatcaaaatataggctacttaaaatacaaaaagtaaaagtattaattcTGCACTACGGcccattttagaataatatatattatataattgtattataatgattgatgcattaatgtgttcattgtcTTAATGTAAAGGAGGCAATGAATTTGTCATTTGAATTTATTCTAGGGATGCACACATTATCAGTTGGTATTGTCCTCCAAAAAATTGAATCATTGTTTTGAAACAAATTGTGAAGCATTTCCCTATAACAGctgatgtttctctttctctttgtatgCATAATGTCACAAGTGCATAGATGCATTTATATTAATTGCATTGCCGCCTGTTTAAGAGAATACAgcatttgcatttattgtgtTAAGTACAATTTCTTTACAAAAATGTTATTCACAGTGGAAAGATAAACTGGTCCAAAGCAACAGTAAAGACAGCTTTTACTTTTCCAACATgcaagttaaaatgttttttgtctaAACAATCTTAAAGTATGTCACTGTGTCACAAAACTTCTAGAATTCCAcagttcttttatttttcatatctttaTTGAGAAATGAAATGGTAGAAAGTCagacattaataaacattacggtgatgaagaaaagaaacaaagagagattGTATTTGGACAGCTTTTTGAACTGTTATAGCCTACACACTTTTctcattatttacatattttattttatttgaataacaGAGGGATGAATTAGCAACAGTTGCACTgttttaaatatactttatacatTTGAGTCATCACAGGCTAACGGACTGAGCCATTATAAGCTATACATTTGGCCAACGTATCCTCTCAGCAAAGTATTAAACGTAAGCTTTTATGCTacgtaatttaaaaaaatataaaattataattgtttCGATATATCTCGTATTTAACTATTTCAAACCCTCAAACAGGTGGTAACATGGTGCAGCCTTTGGGTGCAGCTAGCTGTGCTGGATTGTGTTCACTGCTCAGCAGTGTTGAGGCCTCGGTGGTCACGTGATAGGAGGTGCCTGCCTTCTGACGATGGTTGCTCAGCGTGCTGCACGAACAAAAATGCCGTTACATTTGTagttttgaattaaaaaaaagtcctaCGAGGTATTAAACGCGTGTCAGGTGCTAGCTTCCAAAAGAATATTGtgcattttctaaatgaattaGATATGAATATTCTTTCAGGATTACGTGCTGATACGTTATCTTATAAGAAGTGATTCCGGTTCAGTGGGAAGGTTTGAACTGCTCTCTGGAAAGTGACCATTGTTGTAATCAGGTCGAGGCTGTTATCATTTCCACTTGCTGGCTTTCTTAGTTTTTTTTACGGGTTTACAGCAGAAAAACAGTGCAAGCTTTTTAGAGTGTCATGAAAGAAATGTCAAGGTAAGTCATGCATGTGGCACATTTTCCATTTATGAACATTTTTGTTCGCGTTTAAGAGAGTCCTAGAGAATAGGctaaaagctaacgttagccaactGTCACAACAACCAAACAAGGCCTGCAGCCACCGTCTGTTGGCTAGCTcgcttgtttgttgttgtgtaacTATGGGGTGAATATGCCTAACAAAACGAACGTATTTCAATTGCTTTTGTTTGAGAAAATGTCAACCCTTAATTAGGTCTGACCGGAAAGCGAGTCGTTAGTTGGACCAATTCTTCCGTAGCAGCCAGCTAACGTTTGCTAACTTGCTAAATTAGCCAATGTGTTAGCGCTTCCAACCTGTTTGTAGCTTCTTGGCTAACGTTCGTTCGCCGTCAGCTTGAACACTAACGGTAACTTAGCTCACTTTAAACACGTTTCTGCATTTTTGGTAAACTCACTTTACACATTTGGAATTGCACACAACTATGTAGTCATTAATTTGCGTGATGTTAAAGTGATAAGCACATTGCTGTCAGGTTAAGTAAGTTAGGGTGTTTACACAGGTTCGCGGTAATAATAGAAAGGAGAGGAACAGAAACTAGCAAAGcataacattttacaaaatgtggCTGATAAATGTCTTCGCCTTTAACTTGGTACTCGCGTGCATTGTTTAAGACACCATGATATGAATAAACTAACGTAGTGAAGTGTCGTGTAATAGCTGTCATTTCATGTAATGCGTCTTGTTCCCATGCCTCGCAGCACCATGCCTGGTGGGCAGCAGCCTCAGAAACACTATGGCATCACCTCTGCCATTAGCCTTGCACCCCCTCGAGAACTAGACCACCAGTACACCAAGAAGCTCTGTGATGCTATGAAACCTTTTGGGGTGTTTGAAGACGAAGAGGAATTGAACCATAGGTGAGAAACTGAGTCTATTTTTATATTGGCCATAACACTACTATGTGACATCTTGACTGCATACATTTCATTGCAGCAATGACGACTACACTTACAAGGGttgcacacaaaaacatgtaATATAATGCACCAGCACTTCTCAAAGGTAGCATTCATTCTAATGCTTTTGTTGTACTGCATTGTATGTGTTCATGTGAATTAATGTATGATGCTTGAATCCACATAGTTACGTCAACTGATTTGAGAATGTTTGgtgtattcatatatttttcacTCACTAAAAGTTGTATTTCGTTTCAGACTTGCAGTTCTTGGGAAGTTGAATAACTTTGTTAAAGAATGGATATCAGAGATCAGTGAATTAAAGGTGGGTTATGTTGAAGGCTTTCCAAGTAAAAGCTGTGATTTATATTATGGCGTCATTAATGGTGACTATCAATTCAGAGACGCTAAAGCTATCTATTATTTTGtctaaaagagaaaacaacgTAATACTGATTTCACTGTATATCCTTCTCTCCTCTACAGAACCTTCCACCATCAGCTATAAGCTGTGTTGGGGGCAAGATATTTACATTTGGTTCGTACAGACTTGGAGTGCACACAAAAGGTATGTTTAGTCATTGCAGTGACATCATTAATCAATAGCCATTtagttaatttttttattttcattcaggCAATAGTATGTGCCGAGAAGTTTTATGACAGCATTAAACTTTAATGACAACACCTTTACTATGTGCTCTGCTATATTGTAATTCAAAAGGAGCAAAGGAAGATTGAATTATCAGAACTTTACTGTGATACGCTCAACCCTATCTATGGAGGCATATCtcattgtttttgaaaagctcAGCTCATCCTGACCACACTGAAGCACGAGGCAAGCATTGTCATATTCCTCTGCTTTTGAGagtgtttttgaaaagattAGTTTTGGGGTCTGAAAGCTGTGTAAACATTGGCTTTCCATACACTTAAAACATTAGTGTCAGTGTTGTCGAGTACCTCGTTAAACAACAAACGGAACAAGtgagataaaaagataaaatgaaTTCATTTATACACTCGTATATAACACATGTACATGCATAACAGAAAAATacattgctgtgttttttaCTATTTGGTGTGCAAGAAACTTATTGTAAatttaagttattaaaaatagttttccaACGAACTGCAGTGTTTTTCCATGAATCTGAATAAGAAAGGGTGTTCCAATCTAATCTGCAAAATTGATAATTCAGGTGAATTATTGTGAGttattcattgatttttaaatgtgtttataacaaCATGTTGCACTTCTGGATGAATCCAATATGAAAACTGACATTCATTTCCATTAAATAAATTCATCCTATTAATATCGTGAGCAATTGAACTGCAGACAAAAGCAAACGGATGAAAAGCGGCTTAAGTTTCAGTTCACAATATCTACAGAGATTGCAAGTTTAGGTCCGCTTAGAGAGTTGAGTAAAAATACAAGTAGTCACTTTtacacagccccccccccccccccccaattgtTTGCTGTTGgttgaaaataacatttgaatatcTGTATTTTGTTCATGCTTGAGAGGAAGAAACATTCCTGTCCCAACACATCATCTTCTTAAAATTGAATTGTTTCAATTTGTGTTATTGTAAGACTACTTTACTCTTAGTAATTTAGAATTGTGTCAATTTTTATAAAGTAATAAATTCAAACGCATGAAAAGTTGTCGTGCAAAAGCAATTAATCCCCTTGCCCAGTTGTGTACTGACAAACGTTTGTTCAGCATTTCATAATTTTAAATTTATTGTAGAATATAAATACATCttttacattaaatacaaaacactgaaaactaACATTTGAAACCCTCACTACTTGTCGTGAGATGTCGTGTATAATTCCAGACTcaaggaccttttttttttttttttctaagcaGAATTTGAGACACTAGAGAAATAGATATGGTGTCAGGACAGCAGATTAATTTGTACCTGCCTTTTTACAGGGTTCACGAGGCAGAGGTCATCAGTGTCTAGAAAAAGagctgtttatttttgttttatttgtttaaaaataaattctaactCATAAAATGTTATAGGCTGTTTACAAAGCAAGGCCAGGCATTATCAGTTGGACAGTCGCAGAAAACTATATTCAAAAGTTGCTGCACTAGTACACAATTTCTTTAACCTTGAATGCAGCAACTTTGTTTAGTGAACCTATCAGATTGTTGTGGAAGTCATCAATCATTTATCCTACTGGGCAGTGCAGATTACACTGCTAAAAGTAACTGTTTCTTCCAGGAGCTGATATTGATGCCTTATGTGTGGCTCCACGCCATGTAGAGAGAAGCGACTTTTTCCAGTCTTTCTTTGAGAAATTCAAACAGCACGAAGAAATCAAAGACCTGAGGGTAAGTTTCGGTGGTATGTCTGGTCAATTCTTGATTTAAAGGAAGCCCCTGTTTCATTACTGACCTGTTACTGAGTCTGTTCAATCAAAGGTTCTATTGTAAAAGGTGCAAGCCCAACATACTGCTTTCATCACTGCTCCTGAGTGAGAACTCCTCGTTATCAGAGCTGAGTTCACTGTATTGGGAATGTAGAACAATACCTAAAATTGCTAAATATTACTCAATCACATCTTTACAAAGTTTATTTTGCTGAATAGATGGAGGAGTTACAATGTATTAACTCAGCAGAGAGCAATACCCAGGAGCATTGACTGTGTTGTTGTAAGGTCTGCTCGTAAGGTTAATTTCCCAAGGTGTGTGTCTTatttaacatcaataaaaatgacaaaacagtgTGTACCCCATTTTTTAGATTGTTTGCTGTtaaactaaattatattttaatgtaattatcaAATTAGCTGTGTTTAATtgcaatttaaataatataaaatgctcCCCTTTCAAAAATGGTCAGGAAAAAGGTCACAGAGAGTAGCCCTCtgtttattgcattttattgcattgcatattgttAGAGGATGGGGATTTAATTGAATATTAACACCCGGGTCTCCAAAGACATCCATCGATGACACTCATTCAATGCTATACTCGTGTTTTCTGAATTTGAACCCACCCTTAATGAAGTCTGTTATCAGCGGAGTATCGTGCTGGAAGCTTGACATGTCCTTTTTACAAGCTCTGTTCTTGACTttgattttcacattttgtacaAGATAATGTCGGGAAGCTTTGCATCGTCTTAGATGTGTTggtgatattgtctttttttttttttatgctttctCAAGGCTGTCGAAGATGCCTTTGTACCGGTGATAAAATTCAAATTTGACGGAATAGAGGTAAGTCACTTTGAGATCCAAGTCATGCGTGTTGTCTACATGTATGGGTATTGCATAACTAAAGGAACACTACTCAGAAATGACCATTCTGTCAAAGCGTTTATAGATATATGTTTGTAGTATAGACATTGGAAAGACTGATTAAAATTATTACTTTCGTTTAGCTGTCTGCTGCACTAGCTGTGCAAAAAATGATGGTATTGATCAGACAAATGTTTACAGATTAAAACGAGTTTGGTCATCCAGTTTGTAGTTCAGGTCCATGAAGAGACCTGAACTACCGAGCAggaaaagagacataaaatatgGTGACAGTGATGAGCATCAACATAACTACTGTTCCTGTGTATAACTAAAATGGAAggagtttgtctgtttgtccgCCCTTCGTGTTCTCGACAACCGTCTGATCAACTTCACACTTGGCAGCTGTATTGCTGAGGACCCAAAGAAATGCACTATCGATTGCAAGCGCTTGAGATTTACGGGGCATATTTATTACTAGTACGTTATGTACACACCGTGACGTATTGAGAGGAGACCCCATATTAACTGTTGCACCACCAAACGGCATGCTGGGTACAGCTCGCGCTCCGTCGATATTCGTGTGAGCTTTTGCACCCAATCGACCATCTACCTCTAGCATTGCTAGGGGTCAAAACTGTCAGGCCGGGTGTATTGCTCAGGAGTCAAGGAAGCGCAGGGTCGAGTGTGAAGGTGTTTGGATCAGAAGTTCTTgagaaagctgcaagcagcaacACTGGAGTCCAAGCATCACTGTCTGCCTAAATTTGAAACCGCTGTACTTTTTGTAGTTGCAAGACATGTATTTAGTcttatttctaaatgtaaaacattttggaGTAATTTAGAAGCTCATTCTACAGTGCCATACTACTTTGACTACTATTTTACCTGCCATTCCCAGAAGAAAGAAGGGTCTGAAATGTGAGCCCACCTACTACCCTAAAAGGCGGATAGAAACGACTGGTCATTTATACTCTGTTTCATCTTTTACTTTCTTACGTTTCTGTCTGCAGATTGACCTGCTTTTTGCCAGACTGGCCTTACAGTCCATTCCAGACAACTTGGACCTGAGGGGAGACTCCATCCTGAGAAACTTGGACATTCGATGTATCCGCAGTCTTAACGGTACACTACATGGCATCTATTGACTTGTATACATACAGTTGAGAAGAGGTGATATTGACTTGAGGCCTGATGCTGGTGTTGTGACATTAAATAAGTACACGAGTAGAACAAGTTTATAGTGCATCACATGTGCAGCAGCTAGTTTGGCAGGTATATGAGTCTATACAAAAGATtttctttatctgacacttaAACCCTAAACCTTTTACTGGGAATTTACGCATCAACAGTAAGAGTGCAATACTTTACTTGCAGTGTTTTAGGTTTCTGATGTTTTGTCTTGCAGGTTGTCGAGTGACAGATGAAATTCTGTACCTGGTGCCAAACAAAGAGAACTTTAGACTAACCTTGAGAGCCATTAAACTGTGGGCAAAACGTAAGTGGATTCAAATGTTCTTGTAATGTTGGGTTCACCGTTACTTTTCGTATGTCAGTAGTTGTCACAATTTAAGAGctaatatatcaaatatataaatgcgCCAGTAACACAGAGACAGTAACACATTTGTGTATAGATATTAACCTCTTACAGGTGTCATCCCTGTTAAGTGTAACACCAATATTTGTCTCTGCCTTATTGTAATGTGCCCTCTGCCTGCAGGTCGTGGGATCTACTCCAACATGCTGGGGTTTCTGGGTGGAGTGTCATGGGCCATGCTGGTGGCCCGGACCTGCCAGCTCTACCCTAACGCTGTGGCCGCCACGCTGGTCCACAAGTTCTTCTTGGTGTTTTCCAAGTGGTGAGTTTCAGCACTTTATCATTACAACATCATATTTGTCCTGTTCCACTTGATGGCAGTATTTCACAGCCTTGCGCAATGACAGTTATGTTTaagttttcacacattttactacatttatcatttacatcTGACAGGGAGTGGCCTAATCCTGTGCTATTGAAACAGCCTGAGGACAGTAATCTGAATCTACCTGTGTGGGATCCTAGAGTGAGTATGACACCAGTGTTTTATTTCCACCTGTTAATGGTGTTGTTATGCCTCTATGTTGTATGTGTATTGGTCAGTTAGTTGGTGTTTGAGAGTTAGCAGATAGACTATaggtacatttattttctcttacttCATGTCTCCTCATTCCTCTGCCCTCATGTGTCCCGGAAAATATGCCCTCTATTATGAGTTCCAGAAAGTAAAGTTTTAGGTAGTTTTAGAATTTCCCAAATGTTTAGACTATTAAGTATTTCTGTTTACTATGAGACATGCTCATcatcaaaaaataataatatgtgcaGAGGCAAATCAGTGCATGGTAAAGGCTTTGCTGCCGGCAGAAATGACTTAAAAGGCACGTGAAGTTGATGTGCAACAGCTTTTCAGAAAACAGTCCGTAGTTTCACCCCAAAATTGCTCTTGGTGGTGAGGAGGCATTCT includes the following:
- the haao gene encoding 3-hydroxyanthranilate 3,4-dioxygenase, yielding MSSKPLLVNVENWIAENENAFLPPVCNKLMHFSQLVIMFVGGPNTRKDYHIEEGEELFYQVKGDMCLKVIENGKHKDVHIKEGEMFLLPARIPHSPQRQANTVGLVVERRRLLTETDCLRYYVDNTTDTLFEKWFYCQDLGTQLVPIIKEYMASKQGKSGKPDPNEVFREPPFQMNIMNVMSPFCFKDWLNKQRPSLRSDRPIDMFGAQFETETMVFGPGRTDSSVRQSDVWIWQLEGSSRVTVNEQEFNLSAGDSLLVPEQSQYQWQREEGTVALFVVQNPERKTS
- the papolg gene encoding poly(A) polymerase gamma isoform X2; this encodes MKEMSSTMPGGQQPQKHYGITSAISLAPPRELDHQYTKKLCDAMKPFGVFEDEEELNHRLAVLGKLNNFVKEWISEISELKNLPPSAISCVGGKIFTFGSYRLGVHTKGADIDALCVAPRHVERSDFFQSFFEKFKQHEEIKDLRAVEDAFVPVIKFKFDGIEIDLLFARLALQSIPDNLDLRGDSILRNLDIRCIRSLNGCRVTDEILYLVPNKENFRLTLRAIKLWAKRRGIYSNMLGFLGGVSWAMLVARTCQLYPNAVAATLVHKFFLVFSKW